CGGCATAGCCAAAGTATTCGTCCGACCGCAGGCCTTCCGCGATCGCGTGGATGAGTACATTCACGTCCTTTAGCCGGGGCAAATAGCAGTAGCTGGCCAAATACTCCCATACTTTCTTGATCTGAATATACTCCTGGTCCCGCCAGAGCCAGCGCTCCAGCTCCATAAACAGAAGGGCCGGCGACCAGCGGGTAATGAGATATTCGCTTGTCCGCATCTGCTGCGATGCTTTCACTACTGGGCTGTCGGCGCTGCCGCCGATGCGCACCGTTTCCCACATAACCGGCCCGGCGCCTTCCTGATACGGCGTGAGCAGCCACGAGTACGCCTCTTTCAGCCTGATGTCGACCGTTTCGTCGGCCCGCTTTTTGCTTTCCGCCGCTTCCCGCCGCTGGTGGGCGTCCAGATTTAATGCTTCCGCTTCGTCCAGCACCGATTGCCAGGCCAGGTACCGCCTCACTTCCATGTCAAGACTGGCAATAAGCTCCCGGTCAGGCGCGACAAAGGCCAGCATGTTGCGGTATAGTCGCGGGCCAGCGCCGCGGCTGGCCAGGATATCGCCCGCCGCCGCCAGCGCCGGGCTGTCCGCGCTCCCCAGGCGGTGATGCTGCTGGGGGGATAGCACCACCAGCCGCACGGCCTGCTCGTCCGGCACATCGGCGGAAGAGGCAGGGCAGACATGGACGCCGGCAAACTCGCCGCGGTCGCGCATTGCTTTCAGGCGCTTTTCCAGCTCGAGCTCCACATCGTCGCTTTTATATTGCTGGGCCCGGTCTTCGACGGTGCGCCGAAGGTTCGGGGGCAGGTCGTACCAAAAGCGCTGACCACTGACATAGAGGTGGGTCGAGCGACTCAGCAGGTGACCGGCCGCGTCATTAAACACCGCCACCGCTTCCCCGGGCTGGACCACCCCTAAGCGCACGCGCACGTCTTCAATGCCCCGGTTGCGCTGCTCCCGCACCGACGGGGCGCTACCCAGGAAAATGGACCGGGCTACGCGCCGCGCCGCCATGCACTGGCCGAAGCGGGGGTTTTCTTTTTCCAACTTTTGCGGCAGTGACCGCGGACCGTCCACATCGGTCTCCACCACATTGTTCCAGCCGTTATCCAGGTAGCGGGTCAGTTCTTCCCGGACAATGGCGCTATTTAGCGGGATCGACCCGGGCATAATCATTAGACCGGCATCCTGGTTGAGCCACAGTTCATGAATGACCGCCGCCATCAGCCTGAGCACGCCCCGGGTGCGCTGAAACCGGTCGAGCGCCGCCCAGTCATTGTACAGCCGGTCAAAAACTTCGGGGTGAATGGGATAGCACGCCTTTAAGCGGGCCAAATAGGCCAGCTCCTTCGTCTCCAGCGGAAAGTCGCGGCCGCCGCCTGAGTACATTTCGCTAAAAGCGCGGCAGACCTCGTCCCGGGCCACCTCGTCTTCCACGTCCAGGAACAGGCGGCGGCGGACAATTTCAAACCCCTCGTCCGCGCCGACCGGCTTCCAGATATATTCCATCCGGCCAAAGGTATGCTCGATTTGCTCCTGGGTTATCTTCCCTGCTTCCCCACCGATTTCGATCTCCGATTCGGGAATAGAGGCTACGACGAGGCTGTTTTGGCTGGCCCGGGCCGCTTCGGTCAGTTCCTGGACAAAGGTCAGGACGGCTTCAAAACTGCCGGCCGGCAGGCCGTCGACCTTGTAAATTTTCCGGGCATAGGCCACTAATTCGTCAATCAGGATCAGGCAGGGGCCGCAGGTGTCGAGGAGCTCGACCAGCGCCGCCGACCCGGGCGGCACCGCTTTTTTATCGGCGTCGCGGACAATGTCGTAAATCTTATTGGCGGTGGCAGCATCGCCCTCGGCCACCTGCTCGGCCAGCTGGGCCGCCATTTCCCCCCACAGGGTATTAATGGTAATACCCGGTAAATTGGCCGGGCGCCGCGCTTTGGACGGATTGAGGGCCGTGCCGACCAGCACGGCGATGCGCGCCCGCGGCACTTCCGCCGCGCCGGCCGCTGCCAGCACCGGCTGAAGATTAGGCAGCCGCGCCACGGTCGTCGCCGAGCGCAGCAGATGATACAAGGCCAGCATACTGTGGGTCTTGCCGCCGCCAAAGGCCGTCTTAAGCTGGATGACCGGCTCGCCACCGGCGCCGCCGGTGCGGCGGATGGCCTGCACCAAGAGGTCCTTCATCCCTTCAGTGATATAGGTGCGGGCGAAAAATTCCACCGGGTCCTGGTACTCGATTTGCGCCGTCCCCCGCACAACCTGGGAAAGGTCGGCAGCAAACTCCGCCTGCCGGTACCGCCCTTCGGCCACATCGGGGTGGGGCCGGATGACGTTACGCCAGGGCTTTAGTCCGCCGCGGGGCACTGTCCGCAGCACTTCAAGGCTATGACGGGACGCTGCCGGTGGAGACGCCAGCCCGGCAGCCGCTGTCGACGCGCCCGTCGTCCCGTACCGCACCTGGCGCACCAGGGCCCGCAGCGCTTCCGTCGTCTCGGCATCCAGCTGTTCGGTGAGGCGGGCCATGGTGTCCAGCGCCCGCCAGGCATCGTCGGCGGAAAAATCGCCGCTCCCCTTGTGCGCCCATTTATTGCGGGTGGTAATAAGCTCTTTCACCCAGTGGCGGTGTTCCTTGCTGAGTTTTAGTTTGAATATCTGGTTCCAGTGGATATCGATGAGAACAAGACATCGGGCGGCATCGAGCGAATCGACCAGCATGCCCCAGTCGCCATCATCGGGCAGGTCGCGTTTTTGCTCATCGTAGAGCACGGCAAGCACCCCGTCCTGCCACCAATTATTGCCGAAAAAGGCCCGCAGCTGCTGGGCCACATACGGCGCCAGGATTTCGGTAAGCAGGTGAAACCCTTTGGTGATTAACGTATAATTATCGGCCATTTTTCCTTCCCTCCGCTATAAAGACAGTTCAACCTGAACGGCCGGCCGGGCGGCAAATTCCACCATCTTCTGCTGGATAGCCGGCCAGGAAACGACCAGCGTGTTGTAGGCCAAAGCCTCATCGGTCCAGCCTCGCCGCTCGCAAATGGTATACAGGCGGTAGGCCAAGGCTTTCGCCTGTTCGGCCCGTTCGCCGCCCAGGCGCAAAGCGAGCCGGGCGGCGGCGTCTTCACCGCCTTCTAGCAGCGCCTTGACCAGCTGCTGGGCAGAGCGCCAGACCGTTAGGCGGCTGTCGTGTTCGGGGCTAAAGTCAGCGAGCTCGTCCCGCTTGATCAGGCGCACCTTGCCCTTGGCCGCCGCCAAGATACCGTCACTCACCAACCTGTCCACCGCCGTGTTCTTGGCCCGGGCCAAAACGTCGGCCTCACCAAACGGCGCCTCGCCCAGGCCGAACTGTTCAAACCAGGCGGCGCAGAACCGGGTGTCTTCGTCCATGGCTCCTTCCTGGGCAGCAAGATAAGCGTCCAGCTCCTGGTTTATCAATGCTAGCGCCGTCCGTACCGGCATGGGCTGGCCGTCCGCCTCCAGTACTCGCTTGTAGCGGGAGAAAATGGCCATGCCGGGGCCGATCGCGCACTGGGCCATGTCGACTGGAGCAATGCTCCCTTGCTGCAGTTCGTGGAGCGCCTGGGGCAGTTCCCGCCGCAGGGCGCTCAAAAACTCCCGCCGGGTGGCCAGCGGCGCA
Above is a window of Thermosinus carboxydivorans Nor1 DNA encoding:
- a CDS encoding Swt1 family HEPN domain-containing protein; protein product: MADNYTLITKGFHLLTEILAPYVAQQLRAFFGNNWWQDGVLAVLYDEQKRDLPDDGDWGMLVDSLDAARCLVLIDIHWNQIFKLKLSKEHRHWVKELITTRNKWAHKGSGDFSADDAWRALDTMARLTEQLDAETTEALRALVRQVRYGTTGASTAAAGLASPPAASRHSLEVLRTVPRGGLKPWRNVIRPHPDVAEGRYRQAEFAADLSQVVRGTAQIEYQDPVEFFARTYITEGMKDLLVQAIRRTGGAGGEPVIQLKTAFGGGKTHSMLALYHLLRSATTVARLPNLQPVLAAAGAAEVPRARIAVLVGTALNPSKARRPANLPGITINTLWGEMAAQLAEQVAEGDAATANKIYDIVRDADKKAVPPGSAALVELLDTCGPCLILIDELVAYARKIYKVDGLPAGSFEAVLTFVQELTEAARASQNSLVVASIPESEIEIGGEAGKITQEQIEHTFGRMEYIWKPVGADEGFEIVRRRLFLDVEDEVARDEVCRAFSEMYSGGGRDFPLETKELAYLARLKACYPIHPEVFDRLYNDWAALDRFQRTRGVLRLMAAVIHELWLNQDAGLMIMPGSIPLNSAIVREELTRYLDNGWNNVVETDVDGPRSLPQKLEKENPRFGQCMAARRVARSIFLGSAPSVREQRNRGIEDVRVRLGVVQPGEAVAVFNDAAGHLLSRSTHLYVSGQRFWYDLPPNLRRTVEDRAQQYKSDDVELELEKRLKAMRDRGEFAGVHVCPASSADVPDEQAVRLVVLSPQQHHRLGSADSPALAAAGDILASRGAGPRLYRNMLAFVAPDRELIASLDMEVRRYLAWQSVLDEAEALNLDAHQRREAAESKKRADETVDIRLKEAYSWLLTPYQEGAGPVMWETVRIGGSADSPVVKASQQMRTSEYLITRWSPALLFMELERWLWRDQEYIQIKKVWEYLASYCYLPRLKDVNVLIHAIAEGLRSDEYFGYAAAVTEAGRFLGLSLGPQGSAGFPEISGFLVKPAAAKRQFAQDEAEASRMAPPVDYPPQQDGAAGTAGVRDGRDVPPVTPPPSPAKKVRRFFATVDLDTARIGRDAGKIAEEVIQHLALLNGARVRVSLDIQADFSEGVPDNVVRTVTENCRTLRFKHHEFEE